The Candidatus Didemnitutus sp. nucleotide sequence GCATCGCGGAGGCGGTCGCCGCGGCCGCAGACGTCGACGTGATCGTCGCGGTGCTCGGCGAGACCGACGACATCAGTCGCGAATCGGCGAGCCGTGTCAGCCTCGACTTGCCAGGTTACCAAGAGGAGCTCCTCCGCGCGCTCCACGCCACCGGCAAGCCCGTCGTGCTCGTCCTCAGCAACGGCCGTCCGCTCAGCGTCAACTGGGCCGCGAAGCACGTGCCCGCGATCGTCGAGCTATGGTTCCCCGGCGAGGAAGCCGGTGCCGCGCTCGCCGATGTCTTGCTCGGCGACGTGAACCCGAGCGGCCATCTGCCGATCACCTTCCCGCGCAGCGCGGGCCAGGTGCCGTTCAACTTCCCCGCCCGACCCGGCGCGCAGGCCCGCGACGACGGCCAAGTCGCCGGCGCGCTGTTTCCCTTCGGCCACGGCCTGAGCTACACGACGTTCCGCTACGCCAATCTCCGCGTGACACCGGAGCGACTCGGCACCGACGACACCGTGACCGTCACGTGCGACGTCACCAACTCCGGTGCGCGCGCCGGTGACGAGATCGTGCAGCTTTATCTGCGCGACGACTACAGCTCGGTCACGACGTGGGACAAGGCGCTGCGCGGCTTCGCCCGCGTGTCGCTCGCGCCCGGCGAAACGAAGCCCGTGCGCTTCACGCTCGAGCGCCGGCACCTGCAGTTGCTCAACGCGCGCTACGAATGGGTCGTCGAGCCCGGCCGCTTCACCGTCATGGTCGGTTCGTCGTCGGAAGACGTCCGCCTGCGCGGCCAGTTCACCGTTACGGCTCCCGACGGTTCCGCGCCGGAGGAAGTGCCGCTGAAGGATCCCGCGTTGCCCCTGCAACCATGAGCCTCGCGCGCCGCCTGCTGCTGAGTCTCGCGTGCCTCGCCGGCTTCGTGCCCGCGCCGGCGGCCAGCACCGCAACAAACGACACGGCTGCGCCTGCGCCCTTGCCCGCGCACCCGCGCCTGCTCGCGCGCGAGGACGCCTGGCAAACGCTCAGGGCGCGTATCGCCGTCGAACCGGCGCTCGCGGACTTCAACGACGCGCTCATCGCGGAGGCGCGCGCCCGCGCCGCGTTGCCCACCGTGCAGCGCGTGATGATCGGACGCCGGCTGCTGCACGTCTCGCGCGAGCTGTTGCACCGCGTGCTGCTCTTCAGCTACGCCGCACGCGTGACCGGAGAAGACGCCTTCGTGCGCCGCGCCGAAAGCGAGATGCTGGCGGCGGCGCGCTTCCCTGACTGGAACCCGGAGCATTTCCTCGACGTGGGCGAAGCCACCGCCGCACTCGCCCTCGGCTACGATTGGTTGCACGCGCGTCTGGCGCCTGCGGCGCGCGATGAGATCCGCCGCGCGATCGTCGAGAAAGGGCTGCGGCCCGGACTCGATCCGCGGGACCGCCGCAATTCGTGGCAGCGGGCCGAGAACAACTGGAACCAGGTTTGCTTCGGCGGCCTCACGCTCGGCGCGCTCGCTGTCGCCGACGAGGCGCCGGACGAGGCACGACGCCTACTCGATCTCGCTCGCGCCGGCATCGTGCACGGCCTCAAGCCTTATGGGCCTGACGGCGTTTATCCCGAGGGGCCGTCCTACTGGGCTTACGGCACGAGTTATCAGGTGTTGATGCTCGCCGCGCTCGAATCCGCGCTCGGCACCGACTGGGGATTGAACGCGAGTCCGGGTTTTCTGGCCAGCGCAGCCGACTACCTGCAGCTCACGGGACCCAGCGGACATTCCTTCAACTTCTCCGACGGCGGCGAACGGCTGGACTTCGAGCCCGCGGTGTTCTGGTTCGCGCGCCGCACCGGCGACACAGGCCTGCTACACTTCGAAATGCAACGGTTGGCCGGTAAGCAGGGCCTCGCCGCCGCCGCGCGCGGCAATCGTTTTGCTCCCCTCGCCGCGCTCTGGTGGCCGGCGCTTCCCATCGCCGCACCGCACCTGCCGCTCGACTGGTCCGGGGACGGTCCGAATCCGGTGGTCGTTTTCCGCGAATCGTGGACCGCGCCGGGAGCCGCCTACCTCGCGGCCAAGGGCGGCTCCGCCGCGCTCAACCACGCACACATGGATGCGGGCTCATTCATCTACGAGGTCGACAGCGTGCGCTGGGCCATCGACCTCGGCATGCAGGATTACGAGTCGCTCGAGTCGAAGAAGATCGACCTCTGGAACCGCGCGCAAAACTCGCCGCGCTGGAGCGTCTACCGCCTCGCCAACGTCAGCCACAACACGCTCACGCTCGGCGGCGCACCGCATCGGGTCGCCGGCCGCGCGACCATCGAGCGCTTCGTCTCGGACGGCGCGCGTCGGGTCGCTGTGCTCGATCTCAGCCCGGTCTTCGCCGGGCAGGCGCAACGTGCGCGGCGCGGTTTCGCGCTGCAAGCCGACCGCGGTTTCATCGTGCGCGACGAAATCTCCGGACTCGCTCCCGCCAAGTCCGTCCGCTGGCAAATCGTCACCCGCGCCCAAGTCGAATTGCGCGGCGACACGGCGGTGCTGCGGCAAAACGGCCGCGCGCTCACGCTGCGCCTGCTCGACGCACCGGCTGGCGCGAAATTCGCCGCCGAACCCGCCCAGCCACCCGCCGACGGTTTCAATGCCCGCAATCCCGGCGTGACGCTCGTCCACCTCACATTCACGCCGCTCGGCTCGCCCGACGCTTCGGTCACCGTGCAGTTTTCGCCGGGCCCGCCCGCCGGGAATTCGCCGGCTGTCCGTCCGCTCGCGGACTGGTGAGCGCACGGGCCCTCTGCTGCGCCCGCGGCGCGCCCAGCGTCGAACGGTCAAGCTCCGGCGCGGTTGTGCCCGCTGTGTTTTCGGCCGACGCTGCCGCCCATGACACCCCGACCCCTGTTTGCGTGCGCGGCGCTCGCATTGGCGACCGCGTTTACCTCGGCGCGCGCGTCCGAAGCCACGCTTGTCCTTCGCGGCGATGAGCCTGGCCCGGCAATCAACCGGAACATCTACGGCCATTTCGCTGAGCATCTCGGCCACTGCATCTACGAAGGCATCTGGGTCGGACCCGATTCGCCGATCCCGAACACTAAAGGTTACCGCAACGACGTCCTCGCCGCGCTGCGCGAGCTGAAGGTCCCGGTGCTGCGCTGGCCGGGCGGCTGTTTCGCCGACGAGTATCACTGGAAGGACGGCATCGGCCCGCGCGAGTCGCGCCCGTCGATGTATAACTCGCATTGGGGCGGCGTGGTGGAGAACAACCATTTCGGCACGCACGAGTTTCTCGACCTTTGCGAGATGCTCGGCATCGAGCCCTACGTCTGCCTCAACGTCGGCAGCGGCACCGTGCAGGAGGCGATGGAGTGGGTCGAATACATGACCTCGCCCGCCAGTTCGCCCATGGCCAATCTCCGCCGCGCGCACGGCCGCGCGGAACCGTGGAAGGTGAAGTATCTCGCCATCGGCAACGAGAGCTGGGGCTGCGGCGGCAGCATGACGCCGGAGTTCTACGCCGACAATTTCCGCCGCTATAACACCTTCGTCAAAAACTACACCGACACGCGTCTCTACCGCGTCGCCTGCGGCCCCGATGGTTCCAATTACAACTGGACCGAAGTGCTCATGCAGAAAGCGGCGAAGAACATGAACGGCCTCGCCCTGCATCATTACACGCTGCCGACGGGCGACTGGAAAAAAAAGGGCTCCGCCACGGATTTCCCCGAAGCCGAATGGTTCTCCACCCTCCGCAACACGCTGCGCATGGACGAATTTGTCACGAAGCACACTGCGATCATGGACAAATACGACCCCGAGAAGAAAGTCGCGCTCGTCGTCGACGAATGGGGCACGTGGTATGACAAGACACCCGGCAGCAAGGACGGCTTCCTCGTCCAGCAAAACTCTCTGCGCGACGCGCTCGTCGCCGCGCTGAACTTCCACATCTTCCACCGTCACGCCGACCGCGTGACGATGGCCAACATCGCGCAAATGGTGAACGTGCTCCAAGCCGTCATCCTCACCGACGGCGCGAAGATGATCCTCACGCCGACCTACCACGCGTTCGAGATGTTCAAGGTCCACCAGGACGCCACCTCGCTGCGCGTCGACCTCGTGTCGCCCGATTACGTTTTCGGCGCGGAAAAGATCCCCGCCGTCAGTGCCTCCGCCTCGCGCGACGCCGCCGGCAAGGTCCATCTCTCGCTCGTGAACTGCGATCCGCAGAGCGCCGTCACCGTCACCTGCGCTCTTGCGGGCGTCGCGGCGAAGAGCGTCACCGGCCGCATCCTCACCGCCGACGCGATGGATGCGCATAACACGTTCGACGCGCCCGCCGTCGTGAAACCCGCCCCCTTCACCGGCGCGAAACTCGAAGGCGGCAAGCTCGTCGTCGCGCTGCCCGCGAAATCCGTCGTCGTGCTCGAACTCTGAGTCGATGCGCCGAATCCGCCACGCCGTCGCCCTCCTGTGCGCGCTCGGCTGGACCGCGCTCAGTTCGGCGGCGGATTTTCCACTCGTTGAACACGGGCGCGCGGCGTCGCTCGTGGTTTCCCCGACCGACGCCAAGGTCGTCCAACTCGCGGCCGGCGACCTGGTCCGCGACGTCGCGACGATCACCGGCATCGAGCCGACGATCGAGTCCAGCGCGACTGGTGCCGGGCCGCGCGTGTTCGTCGGCACGCTCGGTCAATCGCCCGCCATCGACACGCTCGTGGCGACCGGTGCGCTCGACGTCGGCTCGTTGCGCGGCGCGTGGGAATCGTTCCTCATCGCTACGCTCGCACCGCCGACCGTGCCCGCACCGACGCTCGTGATCGTCGGCAGCGACCGCC carries:
- a CDS encoding alpha-N-arabinofuranosidase, which codes for MTPRPLFACAALALATAFTSARASEATLVLRGDEPGPAINRNIYGHFAEHLGHCIYEGIWVGPDSPIPNTKGYRNDVLAALRELKVPVLRWPGGCFADEYHWKDGIGPRESRPSMYNSHWGGVVENNHFGTHEFLDLCEMLGIEPYVCLNVGSGTVQEAMEWVEYMTSPASSPMANLRRAHGRAEPWKVKYLAIGNESWGCGGSMTPEFYADNFRRYNTFVKNYTDTRLYRVACGPDGSNYNWTEVLMQKAAKNMNGLALHHYTLPTGDWKKKGSATDFPEAEWFSTLRNTLRMDEFVTKHTAIMDKYDPEKKVALVVDEWGTWYDKTPGSKDGFLVQQNSLRDALVAALNFHIFHRHADRVTMANIAQMVNVLQAVILTDGAKMILTPTYHAFEMFKVHQDATSLRVDLVSPDYVFGAEKIPAVSASASRDAAGKVHLSLVNCDPQSAVTVTCALAGVAAKSVTGRILTADAMDAHNTFDAPAVVKPAPFTGAKLEGGKLVVALPAKSVVVLEL
- a CDS encoding heparinase II/III family protein; the protein is MSLARRLLLSLACLAGFVPAPAASTATNDTAAPAPLPAHPRLLAREDAWQTLRARIAVEPALADFNDALIAEARARAALPTVQRVMIGRRLLHVSRELLHRVLLFSYAARVTGEDAFVRRAESEMLAAARFPDWNPEHFLDVGEATAALALGYDWLHARLAPAARDEIRRAIVEKGLRPGLDPRDRRNSWQRAENNWNQVCFGGLTLGALAVADEAPDEARRLLDLARAGIVHGLKPYGPDGVYPEGPSYWAYGTSYQVLMLAALESALGTDWGLNASPGFLASAADYLQLTGPSGHSFNFSDGGERLDFEPAVFWFARRTGDTGLLHFEMQRLAGKQGLAAAARGNRFAPLAALWWPALPIAAPHLPLDWSGDGPNPVVVFRESWTAPGAAYLAAKGGSAALNHAHMDAGSFIYEVDSVRWAIDLGMQDYESLESKKIDLWNRAQNSPRWSVYRLANVSHNTLTLGGAPHRVAGRATIERFVSDGARRVAVLDLSPVFAGQAQRARRGFALQADRGFIVRDEISGLAPAKSVRWQIVTRAQVELRGDTAVLRQNGRALTLRLLDAPAGAKFAAEPAQPPADGFNARNPGVTLVHLTFTPLGSPDASVTVQFSPGPPAGNSPAVRPLADW